TTAGGATATTTAAATGTTCATGTAGTAAATTGATTGTCAAGTGAATCCTAGTGCATTTACTAAAGTAAGTTGTAGGCCTATAATTTAATTGTGAAACTAAAATGTTACTGCAGTCTTTTGtgaaaagtatgtttattccgTCGCTGAACTTAAAATAAGCGATCTACAAAGAGATCATAatagaaaacaatatttttgggAAGTACAAGTTATCTTTATAGAATCTCGCCATTGGaaagaaaatgtattttataatcacttatcgtcgatgatactgtaataccgcgtaactagcattttctaTAAGGTATATTTTTCACTGCACTAACAGAACtgacattgtactgttctgacagtaaaattataccttatggaaaatgctagttacgcggtattacAGTATCTACGACAATTTGTAAAATGTCAAAAAGCAATTTATAATCTGATAACAAAAAATCTCAcggtatttttgatattaaagtTCAGTATTATATACTCCTTTtagcaataacaataaaaacattAGTAAGTACGTCACAAATTAATAGCTTACTATTTGTAGCATACCTACTTAGAATTCTACAAACCATGACATTATATTAGTAAATGTTAAAACTTATCGCTATCCATATGTTGTGACATAATACTTCCATTTTTCCTATATTCAAtgaaatgaaaacattttttcattttcatttctttCCTATGTTCCGTGTTAGACTGTTTTTGCAATTTATtgctgtatgtatgtaatatgaTGAAAGCCCCACGCAGAGGGGTTATCCAGAAATGTGGCGCTATGATGACGTTAAATTTTTAGTGTGCCattagttttttgtttgttaaattgttaaaataagACTTTTAAGGTCTCATTTCTTTTAATATGCCGTTTACATAAGTTGTTGTAAGAATGTTTGCCAATAAACATAAATGCTAGACAAAATAAAGTTAGTTGAAATATACTAGTAAATAATAGCCATAGCAAATATTAACCCACCCGAAGTGTCATAAACCAGTTTAGTTGGCGTAGtgtttgaaaatcgaagtttaaaTATGTAGTCTGGTTAATCTTAGCTATTTGTCCGATTGTTTTTGGTATAATTAATCTTACGCATGGCAATATTGTTCATTACACAATACTGTAATGCTTAAAACCAAGTGTGTACATCTTGATACTCGCAACATAATGAATTTCATAATtgctttttttataacaaataattcgTATTCTTCGATGTTATAAGCCAGGTAAGTAGTAAATACCTTATTTTTGAACTCCAATAAACCAAACTACTGACAAATTTTGTGTTTGTTATATCTTCTAGTAATAAAAAACATGCTGACCTTGAAATTActctattttaatacataacagactttaaatacaatttaactTCTGAAACATTCAATTGGTTATAGATAATGAAGAAAGTCACTTCATTCTGTCTAACAATAAAAACCTTGGAATATTCGCTACACTATGTTCAAGTAAAACAAATAACTTACAAATCTTGTAGACATGACATGCGCGATCACTTCACATTTATAAACAGGAACTCATTTTAGAAAATACAAAACTTTCATCGCCGCTCGCACTAAAACATGCAGCTATTTAATTTGCTAAACTAACCCTGTATGCGAAAACAATTACTGCAATCATtcttaaaatatgtaattaattaaacgtAGAATGCGACTAAAACGGGATTGTAAAGTTGATCTCTCACTCACTACTCAGTTAGTAAAACGTGTAATACAATTCACAATCGTTCAGCACTAAgaataaaattatcaatatataCCGCGTAAATAGTGAGTACATTAGTACATAATATCACTGCTTTAATATTACAATGTAATAATGAGTAAATTACATAAACTTGATTGCTAACCTACTAAATGTGCACATCATAAAACAAAACTTGGTAACTGAGGGTGTGGTCGATTTTGTGCAATTAATATGCTACATTCGACTAGCAATTTCAAAAAGGGTAGTATCGaagtataatattataacaaaaaattatagtGCAGGCGGTGTAAACGAGGTAACAACTCTTCGTCACAATACTGTTGATCTCATTCCTAACAAGTCATTGGTTATATCTCAGTCATTAAAAGGCCTGGTATTGTTTTTCAGTTAAAACATTACAGTTCTGATGTGAAACCGAGCAAGTAAAATCTTCGAACTGTATTGGCACTATATTGCATAAGGCTGCTACACCATAAAGTATAGTTATGCGTAAATGTCGGCATAAATCTGCGCAAGATAATTGTAACATTAACGATAATCGTTGCGCTGTATAGCAGCGGGCTTTGAACCTTCATATAGGTAGTATACACATATAAAATATTCACTCAATATATTCTACGTAAAATCATCTGAAGTACCCTTTTCTCAACAAACCATAAAATGCCCGGTTACACCATCTTGCAGTGCTACATTCAATAAGTGCACAAAACGGTTAACATGCATTTGCTTCCACGAAATTCGGTTTGGACATCCTTGAAACCGTACCAAAACATTGGGTTGTCAGAATAGCGTCAATATACAATACTTAAGACTTAGCGAAGAGAGCTACAAAAATTGTGATTGTAGTAAAAGCAAATGTATGCAACAGTTGTAAGTATGAAGCCGGATCCACGTCTTTACCTACGCTAGGACTATGTACAGAGCTCGGGGCTCATTTCACTAATTCACTGACTAGAGTCCTCTCCGTCAGCCATCCATCACCACATGTGCGTTTCCCGGATTTCGCTTATGATTTGTCCGGCTCGCTGCAATGCctggaaataaaatttatttgttaaagaCGTCATGGCATTTCAACGCATTTAATTGATTTGCAGAACCAAATACTATAGATACGTAATTCAATTAAGCATCTTGTACTGTCATCACATGGGATTGCTAGCCACTTACTACTATTCTTAATTTGCCCGTATAATGttaatcgattttattattacaatatttttaaggtcagtaataaaagtaagttttttattaacaGACAAATGGCTTAACTTTCTCGTGGTATAACTGTACATATTTCCCGGAATTTACCTTGGTAAATGTTAAAATACGTTTGGTATATATAACCCATTCAAATGCGTTCGTGTAATATATTTAAGGGCCCGTTTCACTACTCATTGATACATTtcatgtgacagataaatgcggtgccatctctgtttattcggagaacaacacaacaaacatcacagatatctgtgataTCTGTCTCATAAAATTATCTATCtgtggtgaaacaggctctaAATATCGCAAACGCTCTACACGCATCACTAGTGTCTACATAAAACAGTATAATACATTATAAGCACATTTGCCGGTGATaagtcttatttatttatttcacttttttttaattaataaaaactacataaatatacctagctataaaaagaaaacaccatctaagaggccctcctgcggcatagaccccaacacaaTGGCGGCATTTATTTCACTGTAAAGGCATATATGTACTTACTTTCTGGATTACAAAAATAACCTAAGTTTAATCCCCAGTTTCACCGCTTTCTGTAACATGTCCCCATGTGTTTCTGTAACATCCCgcctctgtttattttgttctacTAAACAGAGATGTCATCACAGATATTTGTCCCATAACAGGAACTTAACAGGAAGTAGTTAAACATACTCTTAGAATACACCAGTACATACTCTCAACATGTCGGCAGCCTCCTTTCTCCTCTGCGCAATGTGCTCGGATTCGTTCAGCAGCGAGTCCGCCTGGTCCGATTTATAAAGATGCGTGACCAGCTCAGACTGAAGGTTATCCTTCACGTAATTTACCAGGAAATGCATCACAGCCTTTGGTACAGAATCCTGGATCGACTTGCGAACGATGTAGAAGTATGACTTGATCAATCGTTCTGGAGAGAGAAAATTAAGGTATTATAGTGGAGTAGATGTGATAAGAGAAAGAAGTGTTTTACTCGGCATTGCGTGATATGGTTTTGGGTTGAATTTCgctagtattatttatattagctTGTTTGATTGTGCTTGTTGCATAAGAAGTAGCTGCGAGAAGAGAAAAGTAGAAACAACCGTTATAAACAATACGTCTAGTATACAATTTGTTACTAATTCTATTGTGTATACCTACTGACAttattacataggtacaatTAAATGTTGATGGTGTAGAAAGAAGCGTGAATGAAATTAGCTCATTGTATCGTgtcaattttttgtaaaatgtgttacaaataattaatgtaatgcaagtaatattatgaataataataatttgaaataaacttttcttaaTCACTTCTTTCCTACTGCTTAATAattgacacatacaattttgatCTACTACAGGTTAATTAAGTAATCATGCCTAATGAAATAAACAGTGCagtgaccaaatgaataaaagtaaaacaagtaAAGCCAGGAGAAATACTATTTTAGACATGATataacacacagacacaactATGTAGTACCAATTTGAGTGGAGACCAAAAACTTGAACCACGTTAAATCGTAATTAACCATACCAAACGACTAACTGGAAAAAGTTAATATGCATTTTTTAACTATAGTCGTTACGGGGTCCAACTTTTTGAACCCCACCCATTATATGTTATGCTCAGAGATAAGTTCATTTGATTTACAGGTTTTTTAGTATCCAATTTCGGCGTAAAACCTAAAAACTGCGTCTTATAGTGAAAAGTTTGCAaatagtgtcaaattgtattaaaacttaaagattttgttaatatacgttaattatttaataagttgGTCACTTTGTAAGTGAACACATTGTAGCAGCAGCAAACATTAGTCTCTTTTTGAGTGAATTCGTGTACACTGAAACCGGAAAGAAAAGCATAGTCGCATTTGCTACTAGCACATTCGCTTCTGGACAGTGGTCACGCTTTAATAAGTATAAAAGCACATTTCTTTAGCAAAGTTTGTGAATGCAGTtagtgtttttaataattcaaattcTATCAACATGGCACTGAAGTGTTTCAACCGCTTGTTTCCCGTGCgttagattttttattgtaaattcataagtgctagttatagcctaaattaataaagatattttgacattgactttgttattaaaattgattaatAATATGCCCGTAAACTAAAAATCTTAAACACCTACCACGTGAGGTGCGGTATGTAGTCGCAGAATTACAATGGGCTTTAGTTCATGGACATTATCCTTAGATTTTCGTAACACATGGAAAATGACAGTTGAAATGCTTCAGAGTCCCACCCATTTAGGGCTTTATCACACaggcgatttgcgggcgagctAAAAGCAAAGCAAGCGCGCAACGCGTTCGTTGTGAAATCTTGCTctctcgcggtgaaatcgttgaGCGCTCGCAGCGAAAGCGTTGCGAACTCGCAGTGAACGCGttgcgcgctcgcttcgcttttaACTCGCCTGTGTGATACGGCTGTTGACCTAGGACAGTAGCAAAAGCACATATACAGATGCCAGGTGGTCGGAAATCTAACAGTGAAAGATGAGAAAAGCCAATGCCTTATTGTGTAACAATTGCTTTCGTCCAATTTGACCACCGGCATAAGCGACAAATGTACACGACAGCAATTGTTGCAACGTAATAAGGCGAAATGTTGCACATAGCACTATTGCTATCCTCACCAACTAAGTCAGCCATTGAGTTCAAATGCATCATGCTGATGCGTTCAATCATTTTAAACTTAGCAATATCGTTTGTTGTTCTGTCGCTCCGTCCACCTGTCACCGTGAAACAAAACAACAGCTGGTGAACAAATCCACAGGTTAGTTGTTTATGATGTTACTGGTGAGTTTAAtgatgttattttaataatttcttatTTGTTTAAAGggtatttttcaattttgtgcaCACAATCGTTTCCATGGATGTCAGTACCGTGGATGTACAGTGGGAGTAGGAAAACCTttgtcagttattaaattgattcctttatacagtcatagactcttagtacgttttgaaacaaaagcactaagtagacaagggcatatcaaattatacttacttgacatgatattaagggtcaaaatagtatacacctctaacataatatc
Above is a window of Choristoneura fumiferana chromosome 2, NRCan_CFum_1, whole genome shotgun sequence DNA encoding:
- the LOC141444210 gene encoding dynamin-1-like protein encodes the protein MIERISMMHLNSMADLVERLIKSYFYIVRKSIQDSVPKAVMHFLVNYVKDNLQSELVTHLYKSDQADSLLNESEHIAQRRKEAADMLRALQRAGQIISEIRETHMW